tcggtactaaagatctcccaacttaaaaatattgaaacttaCATGAAAtttatctttcccctaacttgacaccttgatgtTGGTTGAGGCTCTCATTGGTTTCAAGTTTCCTTCTCATTGTTTTAATCTTACTCGTTCTATTGTGAGGGTATTTAgttttatatactagtactattccatatgtactaacgtcccctttgccaagggcgctgcatctttaatggatgtaggtggttccacagcaggcagtattgaccagtgatagcagtacaccctctcctcagctgacttggtgagccccacttcattttggtgTCTTGTATCTCCTGTTCTCTACGTATATTattttgaggtataactgtagcCTTGTTGCCAGCACCATCATGCTACCCGTTTGTATATATTAGAGGCTCCGTTGACATAGCACGGGTGGTATCTTTGTTTTGGGAAGTCAAATTATAAATGTTTTATTTATATCAAAtatttccacttctaaactatgaatcTATAGTGTAAATATTTTGGGAAATCATGAATGAGGTTCTAATGGTAATGCAATTTGGTTTGTTCATGTAACcttctcattgtctaattaatgaaatatatccTCTCTTTATTCACAGGTGAGTTTGGGTAAAAGGCATTGTATAGGCTTGCCcgaccgggttatctcggttgagcgccagtcagGCTCCCCAAGGTCAGGGCGTGAcaccataagtcaaaacacagtgcgccttctgaaatgcgcaacCTTcttaggcaataccaagtagtaatagcattcatttTGTCATCTGATATCGTCCATGTTATCAAacaattcatgaccttcccttcaaaactgaaccgtcaccttgcacatgcaaatcctaATCTCAAACCATGCACCGCCTCTTACCATACCATCATATAAAAACACGGGAACCACATTATCGACCCTGGGTCACAAGCAGCTcacaccggtaggaaatatccatctcaaaccgtggtagagaccatcgagaactcttagaaacccattttcacataaccaagccatcagaattgaatctctctaactcaaccaagccacgcaggtcgccaaacccaagattattgccacaaaacacctgtagagactcaccaaatcataagtacccaaagaatctatccattaccatgttgatccaacctactaccaagttgtcctatttcactgagttccttctgaattaccctcaagttgacacttctcctagccaaaacaccacgatccttacccaaagttcaccacaagagatcctatcataaaaccacactgccctaaggctcataagtcATTGTATTCcatcttaagcaccccaaaagtaccacaaccgagacacccactctgaagagaccttctgtgaatctaaagttgtttccttcaccttcctgatactgaaatgtagaatccataatgacatagaaataccgcaagtcccgacaccatccgatGCAAATCTTAGATTCTATCCATATACAAgtccgaaaaattctcaattgccacatataaatcttgattccattagaaccttctcgagagtcatccactctgctcaaatcttagTCGCACCGACCAAAAGGGCCAaatgacatgtgccccattagcacgaaaacacccaaagaagtaatccactcctctaagcaaccgagtgaatcctttCCTTGGTACATTACATCCAGCAAGAACAACAACCCTAGACCATTTCCAAGACTCTcatatatccataaggtgtaatacatcatgTATCCAGTAACTCCTTACTCACATCATCCTTAAAAccaacctctgtaagtcataaccgatccacaagtatgcttcAGACTGAAACCAATACAATACGTAACTATGCAATCTAATCGCCGATGGTatactcccctacttggctcaaagccatagaataaaacatCTAATAACTCACACTggccatactctattactgccctGATCCcgtagtgagattcaactaaattccTTACAAGCTCCTGCAACAAAACCCATAAAATACTTCAAACCATCCGCTAAGCCCGCAtgcatcctcgtgacagtcaggtcaactttctcaaccaatccaaactcacaTCGCAACATATATAACCTAGTGGTAGAAAAATaatcctccacacaacatcataaggatcacacatccgtagataaCCCCAcagaagataacccacctgcttagcctcaaattggcatctctcTATAACTTtccacagccacaactactatacaatcacttaatcttcctgagtctgaactcatcaacaataCATGAAAATATACTTCGTTCTACAAATGAAATAACACGAAAGAATatctcaaaaaccttcataactcaagactgtataACTCTTTCACAGAAatcgagcatccaatagtccctttcacatctcaagcaaactattctcgtcacattcaaaccatctgaatacATCCCACATGTTACATCTtgtgttttcgtacgtaaaagtttcgtcgtaagttaatcgacgtatactcggggatgagattatcttgaggttataagcatttatgctacttataacaagcgataagtaagtgccgtgaaggttaaagggtgaacgaatcaaagaaagtgagtttcgtcaaagtttgttaatatgagataaaatacggtccgagctataatacccggtatttatggactagtgccatacaaggtacccattgaccacgatagtagggtacataaagtgtattaaaagtgagtagtattttgggtaatttgagataatttttaactacgtggattattggttaatgggggaaTTAACAAGTTTATTAAAATTAATGGATAATTAATTAACAATCTTGGAATAAGACCTACCcctccccaacgtggcagcaccccctttttattttatgactCTTGAAAGAGGTGTAAAGGTGTCACACTTGAAGAAATTAGGTGACACTAAGCTAGAAATGTGGGGCCCACCTAATAGTTAAGGATAACATTCCTAATTCAAATTTATCTTCTAATCTCTTAAGAAAGGAACATAGTAACGTTCTTTCTAAGAGTTTCAGCCAAGATTCCTTACATTCTTTCTAATGTTATTTCAGCAAAAGTAACGTTCTTTCTAAAAGTTTCAGCCAAGATTTTCTTTGCATGGCAACGTGATTGCTTCGAGCTTTTCATACGAATTGTTCCATGTTTTTCCGCAATTAACGTATGATAGAGGATTGTCAAGATAATCGACTTTGGTATATATTCAGGCTATCCGTTCTTTCTTTTtagcatgatctatacgacacaaacgaaacgagcaaatgcgcaacttccataaattactctattcatagaaatgctagagatgcgtATATTCTTGTTTTCCCATAAGTCTTATTATTccatcgtctgttcatgggtctcagaaaatacgtaggTTGATAAAgtctatttcatgatattaatcataggaataatggtcttatgatactccgaaagattttattgacgtacttatcatgcattgcattcatttacattgactcatgaccagatggcgttatatatgcgtatatatgtaaaatatatgtatatggaatatgtgaaaaggttacggcattatatacgtaccaccacttgatcagttggtatatgttgatgattttgcccacagtggccgagatgatataataagatgccctcagaggattgatgatattatgtacacctatacctatgcatgacatgacatttatacgcacgtgcatgatattataaatattttaggatttacaaagttatttagacttacaggtggaattctttattccatgtttcatctatgtcatttatgtactgatttttatgccttacatacttagtacattattcGAACTGATGCCCTATTTCCCGGggactgcgtttcatgcccgcaggtgcaggtagacaagctgacggtccctctccttaggatccttgatcagcgagagttggtgtgctccacttgatacGGAGCTGGTTTTGACCTTGGTACGATATGTTTGCATACATATATAGGTATGACGGGTCCCAGTCCcatccttgtacagttgtatattatgttagaggtctgtagacagtttatgtatagttggatagtatgtggccttatcggcttccagttttggtaTATAGTTGTCTATGGTAGCCTTGTCGGCTCACCCCACTGTATTtcccatgtatatatatatgtcttttggacaggtttccctcatgtatgttattcatgtttatatcttagacgcatgcttaagggtgttcgacatGTTGGACTTGGGCACCTGTCGCGGCCCATGggatgggtcgtgacaaaagtggtatcagagtagttctgtcctagggttgtctacagaccatgtctagtagagtcttgtttatgggtgtgatgtgcaccacacttatagatgggaggctacatgacatataggatgttattcTATCTTCTTATCTTTGAtcatgcgatataagaattcatgttcctaaTGATATGTTACGTTTCCATCGATGCCTCCAAAGACTACACCCGGCCAAAAGGGAAAGTTCGTGGCTGGTGAGACTACTAGttgagcgccacgagttaccagggtttggggagagtctcatagtaaGATtctatctcagacttcacataccccgccctctccggaagagctccgaggggcaccagctccagcaccTGCCCCTGTACGTTCAGCCCCTCAGCCTAATGCAccaggtcaggagatgagagatgttattcaggtgttaactcgattagtagccgcatAGGCTCGGcgtcaggaagtaggtattgTTCATGCAGATAGGTTTGTCAGTGCGAGGGtttgtgatttcattaatttggaccctctggTATTTACGggagcagatccaaatgaggaccctcaggtatttatcgatagaatgcagaggactttaagggtaatgaaggccattgCGACTGACTCAGTtaagctagcttcctatagagtCCAAGacgttgcagttaattggtacgagtcttgggaattGTACAAAGGTGAGAATGCCCCTCCAGcggtatggcaggagtttacagaagcttttcttcatcattatctgccaccagagcttagacgggctagaattgataggttcttgacccttcggcagggtgacatgagtgttcgggagtacaatcATCAGTTTGATTtattggctaggtatgctcccactatttcatctaagatggaggatcgggttcaccggttcgtgatggggttagaGCCGCACTTGATTAACGATTGTATGACAGTCTCACTTTAGGcagacatggatatttctcgtatttaggcatacgctcagggtgtagaggagcgtaagcagaagcagagggccgatcaTGAGCATGATAGGGTGCAGATTAAGAGAGTGAGGTCTTCGGGTTCTTTtggtgagttttgaggtggtcaAAGATAGCAATACCCAAGGTATCCAACCCAGCCATCAGCTAGCACGCCCCCTCAGTTTGGCGGAAGAGATTTGAtcattccacatattcagggcctggGCAGTATTCCAGGGCCTCAgattctcagtataggggtgagtcaagtccgatgaggccgcccttgccacgatgtgcttagTGTGGTAAGTAGCATGCCAGGCAGTGTcatatggggttgggtgtttgttatacatATGGTTATCCGGGCCACGTTATAAGGGATTGTCCGGCgagaggtgatgcaagcatagctcagccagcgggatctgtagctggttcatcatcatcagtacgccccccgggcaaggttcacaagcaccaatgaGTCGTGGTAAAGGCATAGGCGGAGTATCTAGCTTGAGCGGCCCTCAAAACCGCATTTATGCGTTGGCAAGATgacaggatcaggagtcatcGCCTAATGttattacaggtatattatcagtctcctcatatgatgtatatgcaccgattgacccaggttccaccttatcatatgttactctaTTGGTTGCTAttaagtttggaataaaacctgaattggttaaaccttttgaggtgtctacacatGTTGGGGACTCAGTGATAGCTATGcgagtatatagagattgtataatAGTAGTTCATGGTCGATCTACAGTAGCggacctaatcgagttagatatggtagaatttgatgctattatgggtatggattggttggatTCTTGTCATACCAACATTGATTATGGATCAAAGATTGTCCGATTCCAATTTCCAGGGGAGCCTGTTTTGGAATGAAAAGGTAATACGGCAACCCCGAGAGGTAAATTTATTTCCTAtatcaaggcaaggaagatgatcagaaaagactatatttatcacttagttcgggttcatgatgtgaaagtagagtcaccaaccattcaatctatccTTATGGTTAAGgagtttcccgatgagctttcgggtcttccgccagagcgagaaattgagtttgctattgacctactaCTAGATACTCATCCTATAGATGGCCCCCGCAgagctgaaagagttgaaggaacaactaaaggactttcttgaaaaaggctttatcagacctagtacatcactgtGGGGAGCacttgtgttatttgtgaggaagaaaaatGGTTCCttacagatgtgtattgattatagacaattgaataaggtgacgatcaaaaataagtacccgctctagaggattgatgatttatttgataagttgcaaggtgccaagagtttctcaaagatagacttgaggtccgggtaaCATCAgttaagggttaaggagaaagatattccgaagaaaGCATTCAGGACTAattacgggcactttgagtttcgtgttatgtcgttcggtttgaccaatgccccagcattattcatggatttgatgaaccataTGTTTAGAccctttttagatctgttcgtaattgtgtttattgacaatatattggtgtattctcgttcaaaGGCTAAGCACGCAGATCATTTGTgtactgtgctcagagttctacaaaaagggaagttgtatgcaaaattttctaaatgtgaattctggttgaactctGTACCTTTCCTTGGGCAAATCATTTCGggtgaaggtatccgggttgatacacaaaagatttaGGCAGTAAAAACTTGGCCTAAACCctcgacaccgacggaggttcgtagctttctcggtttggcaggttattacaggagatttttAAAGGGATTTTATTCCTTTTTGACacctttgacaaagttgactcataagggagcaaagtttcaatggactAATGCTTACGAACGGAGTTTTcaagcattgaaggacagattaacttcagcaccggttctaacACTGCCAGAAGAgaccgatggttatgttatctacTGTGATGCCTCgagcgttggattgggttgtgtactgatgaagcatggtaaggttgtagcttttGCTTCtaaacaactaagaaagcacgagaagaattacccgacccatgattcatgcactaaagatgtggaggcactacttgtatggcattcatgttgatatctatatggatcataagagcctccagtatatcttcaagcaaaaggaatggAATTTATGtcaaagaagatggttggagctacttaaagattatgacgttgatattttataccatccagggaaggcaaacgtggtagccgacgccctcagccgtagatctatgggtagcctgtcatattaaAAGCCAGAGAAGAGGGGAATAGCCCATGAGCtttatcagctagctagtcttggagttcggttACTGGACTGAGGTGATATTGGAATTACTATTTAGGATACGGCAACATCCTcgttagtaactgaagtgaagaaACACCAGTACGAGAATCCTGTGAtagttcattatagggataccacccctcagaaggagaagacaccgtTTGAGATTACAGAAGAaggggtcctcagatatcgaggacgattatgtgtccctaatgttgcaagGCTGCGTTGGCAGGTTAtcggagaaactcactattctcattattctatccatccaggagcaaccaaaatgtatcatgatatcaggaaAGTATATTGGTGGGATGGAATGAAAAGgaatatagcggagtttgttgctcagtgccctaactgtcgGCATgtcaagattgagcatcaaaaacccggtggattattgcaggctatagagattccgacttggaagtgggaagtaatcaatataGATTTCATTATAGGCCTACCTCGTACCTAGcttaagttcgattctatatgggtgattgttaataagcttacaaaatcagcccatgtTCTGCCcattaggactacatattccgcagaggattatgcaaggctttatattaaggagatagtatgactgcatggtgtccctgtatctattatctcggatagaggagctcaatttatagctaacttctggaggtccttccaaaacggattggggactcaggtaagtcttagtacatcatttcatccccagacagacggtcaggctgagcgtactatttagaAACTTTAGGATAtattacgggcttgtgtgatagacttcaagggtagctgggatgatcatctgctgcttattgagttcgcgtataataatagctatcattccagtattcaaatggctccatacgaagctctttacggacggaagAGTAGGTTgcctataggatggttcgatgttgaagaaactaagttagtaagaccagaattggtacaacaggcaattgagaagattaagcttatacaagaaaggctattagcagctcaaagccgtcagaagtcttatgcgaaTAATCGACGATGAGACTTGGAAGTTTCGGTTgacgattgggtattcctaaagatATCACCAATGAAaagcgttatgaggttcggaaagaaaggaaaacttagccctcggtacattggaccatataagatcatacgcaagataggccaggtagcatatgagttagacttgccttctgacttggaaTCCGTTCAcctagtctttcatgtgtctatgctccgtaaatgtatcGAGGATACTTCTAGAGTTGtgtcagttgacgatgttcaggtcacgGAACAACTACcatatgaggaaactcccattgctatactagatagactgGTTCGGAtattgagaactaaagacgtagcttcggtgaaatttctttggagaaacaataatgtggaagaaatgacttgggaagccaaagaaaatatgaagtctagatatcctcacttatttcctcttccagagaaggatctgactgagacatcacagccttaaggtacgtgtatggattcttgtattagttattatcattggacgtgtgaggccattgtcatGAGTGACAATTGCGGTCCTATAtggcattgaattattgagttttctacagAAAGAATTGATTGTAGTactgttacaaaggcgactctgccaaagTTTATATAGATATCAGGGAGttaaacatttgaggacgaatgtttctaaggggggaaggatgttacatctcgtgttttcgtacgtaaacgtttcgtcgtaagttaatcgatgtagactcagggatgagattatcttgaggttataagcatttatgctacttataacaagtgataagtaagtgccgtgaaggttaaaggatatacgaatcaaagaaagtgagtttcgtcgaagtttgttaATATGGGATAGAATACggttcgagctataatacccgatatttatgcactagtgccatacaaggtacaccatgaccacgatagtagggtacataaagtgtattaaaagtgagtagtattttgggtaatttgagataattct
This region of Nicotiana tomentosiformis chromosome 4, ASM39032v3, whole genome shotgun sequence genomic DNA includes:
- the LOC138909822 gene encoding uncharacterized protein is translated as MQRTLRVMKAIATDSVKLASYRVQDVAVNWYESWELYKGENAPPAVWQEFTEAFLHHYLPPELRRARIDRFLTLRQGDMSVREYNHQFDLLARYAPTISSKMEDRAYAQGVEERKQKQRADHEHDRVQIKRVRSSGSFGSTLSYVTLLVAIKFGIKPELVKPFEVSTHVGDSVIAMRVYRDCIIVVHGRSTVADLIELDMVEFDAIMGMDWLDSCHTNIDYGSKIVRFQFPGEPGAKFQWTNAYERSFQALKDRLTSAPVLTLPEETDGYVIYCDASSVGLGCVLMKHGKVVAFASKQLRKHEKNYPTHDSCTKDVEALLDTATSSLVTEVKKHQYENPVIVHYRDTTPQKEKTPFEITEEGVLRYRGRLCVPNVARLRWQVIGETHYSHYSIHPGATKMYHDIRKVYWWDGMKRNIAEFVAQCPNCRHVKIEHQKPGGLLQAIEIPTWKWEAIEKIKLIQERLLAAQSRQKSYANNRR